TTTGCTTTACGTAAACGTTTAAGAGTGCGCTCAAGATCTCTATATGCAGGAGTCTCTAACAGGAAGAAGAAATAATATACGTTCACCGAAATTATTATGAAATTTACAGGAATATCCGGGAAGAAATTAATCTGCGCAATCTGAATCACCCAGCAGACCGCGAAATTTGCAAACAACGCCCATAATTGACCGCGAGAAAAATTTTTACTGTAAATATAAATTTCTACCCATGTCCATACAGCCCAAACAGCCGGGAAACCGTACGAAATAAACCAGCTTAACACGCCGGGAACTAATTCGCCGTTATTTATTGCGTAATTTGCGCCGGTAAAGTGTCCTACGAGCATTAAATAAAAGAATATTCCCAACACTATATTTTGCGCGTAAAGCATTCGTTTTTTGCCGATAGTTTTATCAGTGCTGAAGCCCGCTATGTAACGCATGAACATGAAATATACTCCGCAAGAGGCCATTTGCCAGACGAGCATACAATAATATTTTGACGTAATTGACCATGTAGAATCTTTCGCAAGAATCACAGACACAAATACATCAACAATGCTGCTTGCCGTCGTCATGTAGCAGTAACGCAATAAACCCTTTTTATCAGACGTTGAACCCGAATATATAAGCTCAAGATATACACATAGCGTAACACTTAGAAAAATTACGGCGATTTCTGATTCTATTATGTAATGACTTTCCAAATTTATGCCTGCTCCTTACTGCACGAAAAATATTATTTGTGAGAAATTATATTTATGAAAAGTATAGCACCTATGAAGTATTTAGCGTGATATAATTATTAAAAATTTTCCCCCATTTGAGTCAAAGAAAATATTTTTACTAATACTTCTACTAATACAAAAATGTTAGCTTGTGATTTATCGTGCAAAGACTCGCAAATATTTTTTTCGCGATAAGGCGTTAATTTTTACTCACATGTTTGCGCAAAAAAATTTTTATGAGATTCAACTTATTCATTTATTGCGATTTCATGCTATAAATTTATCGTGCAAAAACGTTCGTCCCGCCCACCCGCCCGCCCGGATTGAAGGGGTAGCGCGAACACGCAAAAATTTTTTTCTCACAGTTATAGCACCTGCACTCTAAATGTGATATTATTCAACGCATGAACACTCAATATTTACGACAATTTATAACAGCTCCAGCCAATGGAAACGGAGCAGCAAATATAAAATCTTTGTGTATGTGCGCATTTGGTGCGGTCTCTTCGTTTTCTATGGGATTGCTGGGCATTATAAGACTCGTACAGGGCTTTAACAGATCTGCTGTGATGTATTTAATTCTCTGTATGCTGTCTATTTTTGTGCTTGTTTACTCGATGAAAAATATTTCGCGCCGTACTCCCGAAAAACTTTCATGGCTTGAGTACCCGTTATCAGCAGGAATATTTATATTCGGCCTTACAGCTTTATTCTTCATTGATGGAGGCACAGACGGAGGAGTCCCGGTTTTCTTTATTCTTGCGGTAGTTGCGACTCCGTGCTTTATGAATTTTTCTGACGCTGTTGTAATGCTCTGTCTAGAAATTTCCGCGTATATTTCTAATGCAATTTTCGCACATTTTTACCCCGGATCTATTAATTACGCTCTTGCAGTGAGGGGCAGCACATTTTTGCCGATTTTGATCGTAACCGGATCGCTTGGTATGTTGTGCTTGATTTACACGTATTCATATAGAAGACAGCAAATAAGACTCGACAGCGCAATAAAGGAAGCAAACGCAGCTAACGAGGCGAAAAGCTCATTTCTTGACAACATGTCTCACGAGATAAGAACGCCGATGAATTCAATTTTAGGCATGAACGAAATGATTTTACGCGAGGAAGACCGCCCCGAAATAAAAGAATATGCGCTTGTGATTCAAAGGAGCGGACGTGCTTTACTGGGAATAATTAACGATATTCTTGACTTCTCAAAATTGCAGGACAACAAAATGGAAATTTCTCCGGTCAGATATGATTTAAGCTCGTTAATAAATGACATGGTAAATATCGCAGCTGAACAGGCCAAGAAAAAATCTTTGAATTTCACCGTAAATGTAGATAAATCAATTCCCAGAATCTTGGACGGCGACGAGTATCACATCAGGCAGGTAATGTTAAATCTTCTCAACAACGCAATAAAATATACTGAACGCGGCGGAGTTACTATTACAATCGGATTTGAAGCAATTGACAATTATACGATTCTGCTAAAATGTGCAGTGAGCGATACAGGAATCGGAATCAAAGCAGAAAATATCGAGTACATTTTTACACCGTTCGAGCATTTGGAAACATCAAGAAAATTCAGCGCGGACGGTTCAGGGCTTGGACTTCCTATCGTGCAGAAATTATTACAATTAATGGGCAGCGAATTAAAAATTGAAAGCGTGTTTCACAAAGGTTCTACATTTTCATTTGATGTGCGTCAAAATGTTATCAAGTGGGAGCCGATCGGAGACTATGAACGCGCTTATTCAATGGCGACAACACATAAGGACGTGAAATTTACGCAGTCGTTCCAAGCACCTGGCGCAAGAGTCCTAGTTGTTGATGACGCAGACGTTAATTTGTTAGTGTTCGCTAACCTGCTGAAGAAGACGAAAATAAAAATTGACACGGCCTCAAGCGGAGTTGAAATGCTGCAAATGGCTCGAATGAATAAATATGATATGATTTTCCTTGATCACAGAATGCCCGGTATGGACGGAATCGAGGCTTTCCACAACTTGAAGAAATCTCCTGAAGGCTTGAATTATAATACTCCTGTTGTAGCGTTGACTGCAAATGCTGTGTTAGGCGCAAGACAATTATACATTGATGAAGGATTCAGCGATTATATTTCTAAACCGGTCGACACTGTGAGACTTGAACAAATTTTGCTGGAATATCTGCCCGATGATTTAATAATTAGGGGCGACGCAATGACTCAAGATTACGAACCGGCAATTAATGAGTCAATCAGCGAATCAGAGTCAGAATCAGCGCAAGAGTCAGAGTCTTCACCGTATAAAAATATTCCTGGAATAGATTATAATGCAGCTGTAACAAATTGCGGGAGTGAAGATACATTCATTCAGGCACTAGAAATTTTTTACAACACACTCGACAAGAAGGCCGATGACATAGAAAAATTTGCGCGTGAGAAGGACATAAAAAATTATACAGTTCTTGTTCATGCGTTAAAGAGTGCGGCGCGTCTGGTCGGGGCGTTGAATCTTTCGGCCGATGCAAAATATTTGGAGGAATGCGGCGACAAAAACGACGTTCACGAGATAGAGACAAAGACTCCTGCGCTGTTATCGCAATATAGGGGTTATAAAGAAGTTCTCGCAAAAGTTTTCGGCAAGAATGAACCTGATTTATCACTTCCGGAAATTTCTATAGAAGATTTGCACGAAATGTATTCGCTCATAAAGGGTTTTGCGGCAGATTTTGATTTGGACAATATTGACAATTTGATAAACGAGGCTAAAAATTTCCGTATACCCGACTCCGAGCGTGAGAGATTCGAGCAAATAAAAGACTGCGTAACTGCAGCGGATTGGTCAACTCTTGAGCAGTTATTGGAAAAATAAAGAAAGAGGGCAGAGATATGAGCAAAATATTATTTATCACTGAAAAAATGAGCTTTATATCACAAGGAATAATTAACCATTTGAAGACTCAAGATTTCGAGGTCTTGACGGTGCATCCGGACGTTACTGCAATATCAAATTTCTTGAAGGAAGATAACGCGCCCGCCTCGGACGAGTCTTCAGTTGATCCCGAAGTCGCAGCACTGTTGAGCGAAGAAGGAGCAGACCCCGCAGCAGGAGAAGCAGCAACGCAAAAAACTTCAGATATTCCGCGAATATTTATACTTTATTTGCAGGGTGAAGACAATTTAATGATTGATGTACTCGGCTATATTCGTGATTTAGTTGAGGACAGAGGCATAAGATTCTTTGTAATCGGCACGCAGGAAGAACTTGACGCAATTATCGGCAAGAAAGCTGATTACGTTGCAGGAATGTACACGAGGCCGGTAGATCTTCAAGACTTGATTGCACGCTTACAGAAAGAGGGCGAGGCGGTCGACAAGTTAAGAGACTTCAAGAGCATATTAATTGTTGATGATGATGCAACGGCTTTGCGCTCAATGAAGAGTCTTTTATCGACGAGATATAAAATTTTAGTCGCAAATTCCGGCATGAACGCAATTACTATATTAGCGAAAAATAAAGTTGATTTAATCCTGCTAGATTTTGAAATGCCGATAGTGAACGGGCCGAAAGTTTTAGAGATGATTCGCTCGGATCCTAACACTGCAAATATTCCGGTAATGTTTCTTACTGCTAAGGGCGACAAACGCAGCATCATGGAAGTATTACGCTTCAAGCCCGAAAAATATTTATTGAAGACTATGCTGCCGAAAGATATTCTTGATAGCATTGACGAATTTTTTAGAATGAGACGCTAACTAACATAAAACACTCCTTTCTCAAAACAATAAGGCTCCTGACTATAAATAATGGCCGGGAGCTTTATTAATTATTTTACGCATAACCCAGACGCTTTAACGCGATATTATTTTTTCGCCAGCCCGGAATAACTTTCACCCATAATTCAAGAAATACAGGAAGTCCTGTAATTTGTTCGAGTGAATTTCTTGCAGTCTCGCCGATTTTCTTAATCATTGAGCCCCCTGCACCGATTAAAATTTTTTTCTGGCCTTCTGTCTCTGTTATCAATGACGCGCGGATATATAATTTTTTCCTGTCTGGAAATTCGTCCGGGCTCTTGTATTCGTCAATTTCGACGGCGACTCGGTGGGGCACTTCATAACGCAGCAGCATTAAAATTTTCTCGCGTATAATTTCACTCGCCATAAATC
The window above is part of the Synergistaceae bacterium genome. Proteins encoded here:
- a CDS encoding response regulator; this encodes MSKILFITEKMSFISQGIINHLKTQDFEVLTVHPDVTAISNFLKEDNAPASDESSVDPEVAALLSEEGADPAAGEAATQKTSDIPRIFILYLQGEDNLMIDVLGYIRDLVEDRGIRFFVIGTQEELDAIIGKKADYVAGMYTRPVDLQDLIARLQKEGEAVDKLRDFKSILIVDDDATALRSMKSLLSTRYKILVANSGMNAITILAKNKVDLILLDFEMPIVNGPKVLEMIRSDPNTANIPVMFLTAKGDKRSIMEVLRFKPEKYLLKTMLPKDILDSIDEFFRMRR
- a CDS encoding response regulator, translated to MNTQYLRQFITAPANGNGAANIKSLCMCAFGAVSSFSMGLLGIIRLVQGFNRSAVMYLILCMLSIFVLVYSMKNISRRTPEKLSWLEYPLSAGIFIFGLTALFFIDGGTDGGVPVFFILAVVATPCFMNFSDAVVMLCLEISAYISNAIFAHFYPGSINYALAVRGSTFLPILIVTGSLGMLCLIYTYSYRRQQIRLDSAIKEANAANEAKSSFLDNMSHEIRTPMNSILGMNEMILREEDRPEIKEYALVIQRSGRALLGIINDILDFSKLQDNKMEISPVRYDLSSLINDMVNIAAEQAKKKSLNFTVNVDKSIPRILDGDEYHIRQVMLNLLNNAIKYTERGGVTITIGFEAIDNYTILLKCAVSDTGIGIKAENIEYIFTPFEHLETSRKFSADGSGLGLPIVQKLLQLMGSELKIESVFHKGSTFSFDVRQNVIKWEPIGDYERAYSMATTHKDVKFTQSFQAPGARVLVVDDADVNLLVFANLLKKTKIKIDTASSGVEMLQMARMNKYDMIFLDHRMPGMDGIEAFHNLKKSPEGLNYNTPVVALTANAVLGARQLYIDEGFSDYISKPVDTVRLEQILLEYLPDDLIIRGDAMTQDYEPAINESISESESESAQESESSPYKNIPGIDYNAAVTNCGSEDTFIQALEIFYNTLDKKADDIEKFAREKDIKNYTVLVHALKSAARLVGALNLSADAKYLEECGDKNDVHEIETKTPALLSQYRGYKEVLAKVFGKNEPDLSLPEISIEDLHEMYSLIKGFAADFDLDNIDNLINEAKNFRIPDSERERFEQIKDCVTAADWSTLEQLLEK